Proteins encoded by one window of Fimbriiglobus ruber:
- a CDS encoding GIY-YIG nuclease family protein, whose translation MSQTAQDGPNAGLFDTETFAGFGASRFRPTGEIPTGRLVRAKSQAKLKHGVRTHAPRLPGVYSMLDAKGRVIYVGKAKNLRARLLSYFRTKSRDPKAGKILGNTRVLVWEQTADEFSALLRELELIRRFRPRFNVIGQPGQRRYVYFCLGRQPAPYAYITPSPTGKEIACYGPLKGRAYLEDAVRRVNDWFKLRDCPATVAMVFADQPELFPAERAPKCLRFEIATCAGPCAGLCGRREYAAGVRAAKAFLDGRDRTVLKELKRRMTAAAADLQYERATTLRDRLQSLTRLDDRLTFLRTARTGGSFVYPLIGPDGTTVWYLIHHGEVSGALREPRDATEHLAARTMMDKVFSQPPPGEGITDRTVDSVLLVFAWFRKYADEKARLMTKDVALALCPTNEAIETTGSRKSSSGGRLGALPQTPPEGSNPSGPPFCSRPVE comes from the coding sequence ATGTCACAAACCGCCCAGGACGGGCCGAACGCCGGGCTCTTCGATACCGAGACGTTCGCCGGGTTCGGGGCGAGCCGCTTTCGGCCGACGGGGGAAATCCCGACCGGCCGTCTCGTCCGCGCGAAAAGCCAGGCCAAGCTGAAGCACGGCGTCCGCACCCACGCGCCGCGACTGCCGGGCGTTTACTCGATGCTCGACGCCAAGGGCCGCGTGATTTACGTCGGGAAAGCCAAAAACCTCCGCGCCCGTTTGCTGAGCTACTTCCGCACAAAGAGCCGCGACCCGAAAGCGGGCAAGATTCTCGGCAACACCCGCGTCCTCGTCTGGGAGCAGACGGCCGACGAGTTTTCTGCCTTGCTGCGGGAACTCGAACTGATCCGTCGGTTCCGCCCGCGGTTCAACGTGATCGGGCAACCCGGCCAACGGCGGTACGTCTACTTCTGCCTCGGTCGGCAACCCGCACCTTACGCCTACATCACCCCCTCGCCGACCGGCAAGGAAATTGCCTGCTACGGCCCGCTCAAGGGCCGCGCGTATCTGGAAGACGCGGTCCGCCGCGTAAACGACTGGTTCAAGCTGCGCGACTGCCCCGCGACGGTCGCGATGGTCTTTGCCGACCAGCCCGAGTTATTCCCGGCCGAACGCGCACCGAAGTGCCTGCGATTCGAGATCGCGACGTGCGCGGGGCCGTGTGCGGGGCTTTGCGGGCGGCGCGAGTACGCCGCGGGCGTCCGCGCGGCCAAGGCGTTCCTCGACGGCCGCGACCGCACCGTTTTAAAAGAACTGAAGCGGCGGATGACGGCCGCGGCCGCCGATCTGCAATACGAGCGTGCGACTACTCTCCGCGACCGCCTGCAGTCCCTCACCCGCCTCGACGACCGTCTCACGTTCCTGCGAACCGCCCGGACCGGCGGTTCGTTCGTCTACCCGCTCATCGGTCCGGACGGCACGACGGTGTGGTACCTCATCCACCACGGCGAGGTTAGTGGCGCCCTCCGAGAGCCGCGGGACGCGACCGAGCATTTAGCGGCGCGGACCATGATGGATAAAGTTTTTTCCCAGCCGCCCCCCGGGGAAGGCATCACGGACCGGACGGTGGATAGTGTGTTGCTCGTGTTCGCCTGGTTCCGGAAGTACGCCGATGAGAAAGCCCGGCTGATGACCAAAGACGTGGCGTTGGCACTCTGTCCGACGAACGAAGCGATAGAGACAACCGGTTCCAGGAAGTCGTCGTCGGGAGGGCGTCTTGGGGCTCTGCCCCAAACCCCGCCGGAGGGGTCGAACCCCTCCGGACCTCCCTTTTGCTCCCGACCCGTGGAATGA
- a CDS encoding efflux RND transporter periplasmic adaptor subunit, with protein sequence MSQAAFADETDRKSPAGEHAAPVGNEQHHGHGGSDAPPRQASWLRIFVLVGLALAVFAGLGAVGFRARSRQQVDRTEAATAARSDRPKVLTARAEPAPAHIEQVLPGSAVPLFETAVYARTSGYLKRWLVDIGDIVKEGQLLAEVETPEVDAQLLQARATLAESRATLVRNKASEYLARLNLDRIKLLNGKAAVSQQEFDASDGAQKVAAASIEVAEATIHASEANVKRLEDLQQFQKVTAPFAGVITVRNYDPGALIVADNSNARELFHLAQMTTLRVFADVPQTYATSVRAGQNAPVFRREAPGREFPGTVTRTTNALDPLTRTLRVEVTVPNADRSLLPGMFLQVRFQLDAPAHIVRVPGAAVTTRSEGNKVAIVDPQGVVHYKAVQVGRDFGTMVEVVNGLVGGETLVIRPGDDIPDGTVVEAVSASSK encoded by the coding sequence ATGAGCCAGGCCGCTTTCGCGGACGAGACGGACCGAAAATCGCCCGCCGGGGAGCACGCCGCGCCGGTAGGGAATGAGCAGCACCACGGCCACGGCGGATCAGACGCTCCGCCGCGGCAGGCTTCGTGGCTACGGATTTTCGTCCTCGTGGGGCTCGCGCTGGCCGTGTTCGCGGGCCTCGGCGCGGTCGGCTTCCGCGCACGTAGCCGCCAGCAGGTTGACCGGACCGAAGCGGCGACGGCCGCCCGCTCGGACCGCCCCAAAGTCCTCACCGCGCGGGCCGAACCGGCGCCGGCTCATATTGAACAAGTCCTCCCGGGATCGGCCGTCCCGCTGTTCGAGACGGCTGTGTACGCCCGGACGAGCGGCTATCTGAAGCGATGGCTGGTCGACATCGGCGATATCGTGAAAGAAGGGCAACTGCTGGCCGAGGTCGAGACCCCGGAAGTCGACGCTCAGTTGCTCCAGGCGCGGGCGACACTGGCCGAATCGCGGGCCACACTCGTTCGCAACAAGGCCAGCGAATACCTAGCCCGGCTCAACCTCGACCGCATCAAGTTGCTGAACGGGAAGGCCGCCGTGTCCCAGCAGGAATTCGATGCGTCGGACGGCGCACAGAAAGTCGCCGCCGCGAGTATCGAGGTGGCCGAGGCGACCATCCACGCGAGCGAAGCGAACGTCAAGCGGCTGGAAGACCTCCAACAATTCCAGAAAGTGACGGCTCCGTTCGCCGGTGTCATCACTGTCCGGAACTACGACCCGGGCGCCCTGATCGTGGCCGACAACTCGAACGCGCGTGAACTCTTCCACCTGGCACAGATGACCACGCTCCGGGTGTTCGCGGACGTCCCCCAGACGTATGCCACCTCCGTCCGGGCCGGTCAAAACGCACCGGTTTTCCGCCGCGAGGCACCGGGGCGAGAATTCCCCGGCACCGTGACCCGGACGACGAACGCCCTCGATCCCCTGACGCGCACGTTACGAGTCGAGGTCACCGTGCCGAACGCGGACCGGTCGCTCTTGCCGGGTATGTTCCTTCAGGTGCGATTTCAGTTGGATGCACCGGCCCACATCGTTCGCGTACCCGGTGCGGCGGTCACGACGCGATCCGAAGGGAATAAGGTCGCCATCGTTGACCCACAAGGGGTGGTTCATTACAAAGCCGTTCAGGTCGGGCGGGACTTCGGGACGATGGTCGAAGTGGTGAACGGCCTGGTTGGCGGAGAAACGCTCGTCATTCGTCCGGGCGACGACATCCCGGACGGCACCGTCGTGGAAGCCGTGTCGGCGTCGTCGAAGTGA
- the recO gene encoding DNA repair protein RecO → MSTEKALALVVRGTDWSETSRISTLWTREFGKVRALAKGGRRLRSNFEVAFDLLTVCHIVFIHKHHGGLDLLTEAQVGERFPHLRTDLTALYAGYYIAELLSDGTQDFDPHPALFDAAVAALRAFGAVGSDRAGQVSAFELVWLRELGYSPRLESCTGCGREYSFPHAAGVRVGYSPTAGGIVCPDCGPTARDARPLSAAAWTALGDLARGGQTLGAAPRREVRLLLGQAVSAVLGRRPRLLGYVDAG, encoded by the coding sequence ATGTCCACCGAGAAAGCTCTGGCGCTGGTCGTCCGCGGGACGGACTGGAGCGAGACGAGCCGGATTTCCACCCTCTGGACGCGCGAGTTCGGGAAGGTGCGGGCGCTGGCGAAGGGGGGCCGGCGGCTGCGGTCGAATTTTGAGGTCGCCTTCGACCTGCTCACGGTCTGCCACATCGTCTTCATCCACAAGCACCACGGCGGGCTCGACTTGCTGACCGAGGCCCAGGTCGGGGAACGATTCCCGCACCTGCGGACCGACCTGACGGCCCTGTACGCCGGGTATTACATCGCGGAGTTGCTGTCGGACGGGACGCAGGACTTCGACCCGCACCCCGCGCTGTTCGACGCCGCGGTCGCCGCCCTCCGGGCGTTCGGGGCGGTCGGCTCGGACCGGGCCGGCCAGGTGTCCGCGTTTGAGCTTGTTTGGCTCCGGGAGCTGGGGTATAGCCCGCGCCTCGAATCCTGTACCGGGTGTGGGCGCGAGTATTCGTTCCCGCACGCCGCGGGCGTTCGGGTGGGGTACAGCCCGACGGCGGGCGGGATCGTGTGCCCGGATTGCGGGCCGACCGCGCGGGACGCCCGGCCGCTGTCCGCGGCCGCGTGGACCGCCCTGGGCGACCTGGCCCGCGGCGGGCAAACCCTGGGGGCGGCCCCGCGGCGCGAGGTCCGTCTGTTGCTCGGGCAGGCCGTCAGTGCCGTCCTCGGACGGCGGCCGCGGTTGCTCGGGTACGTGGACGCCGGGTAA
- a CDS encoding isoprenyl transferase, which translates to MPSPHDPVQYARAAGLDPDRLPRHIAVIMDGNGRWAVERGKPRVEGHLRGADVVRATVTECCKLGIDQLTLYCFSAENWKRPKAEVDFLMSLLKQYLLDERDLIRDENIRFTVIGRRDGIPDDVLAEMDHNISASAGNTGLTLCLAINYGGRTEIVDAVRKLAEEVRRGELDPSQIDEDHISGALYTAGMRDPDLLIRTAGEMRVSNYLLWQISYAELWVTPKCWPDFDVSVFRAALSDFAGRNRRFGGLANVQGAV; encoded by the coding sequence ATGCCCTCACCCCACGACCCCGTTCAATACGCCCGGGCGGCCGGTCTTGATCCGGACCGGCTTCCGCGGCACATCGCCGTCATCATGGACGGGAACGGCCGGTGGGCGGTCGAGCGCGGCAAGCCCCGCGTCGAGGGCCACCTGCGCGGGGCAGACGTGGTGCGGGCGACGGTCACGGAATGTTGCAAACTCGGGATCGATCAACTGACCCTCTACTGCTTCAGCGCCGAAAACTGGAAGCGACCCAAGGCCGAGGTCGACTTCCTCATGTCGCTTTTAAAGCAGTACCTCCTCGACGAACGTGACCTCATCCGCGACGAGAACATCCGCTTCACCGTGATCGGCCGCCGCGACGGCATTCCGGACGACGTACTCGCCGAGATGGACCACAACATCTCGGCCAGTGCGGGCAACACGGGGCTGACGCTCTGCCTGGCGATCAATTACGGCGGCCGAACGGAGATCGTCGACGCGGTGCGGAAACTGGCCGAGGAGGTTCGCCGCGGCGAACTCGACCCGAGCCAGATCGATGAGGATCACATCAGCGGCGCGCTGTACACCGCCGGCATGCGCGACCCGGACTTGCTCATCCGCACCGCGGGCGAGATGCGGGTGAGCAATTACCTGCTCTGGCAAATTTCGTATGCGGAATTGTGGGTCACGCCCAAGTGCTGGCCCGACTTCGACGTTTCCGTATTCCGCGCCGCGCTGAGTGATTTCGCCGGGCGGAACCGGCGGTTCGGCGGGCTGGCGAACGTGCAAGGGGCCGTGTAA
- a CDS encoding phosphatidate cytidylyltransferase, whose amino-acid sequence MLRHRLVAGSLLAAGIGAVLVADASFAPYYPVLLACALIAGLLATRELVALLPKATRPRLDVCLIGVLAVLVSNWSHVAFDLLGMPTQFGPRAWEPVVYAYAATVLVAFLVEMATFREPGGCVGRVANTALTVAYLGLLPSFFVKLRWLPEWSGLALTLTVFVPKCGDIGAYFTGRMIGKHPFSPLLSPKKTWEGFAGGMLTAVATAVGLSFAGSVFRYGIPEAVGFGLAVGLAGIYGDLAESLVKRDCGAKDAARSIPGFGGLLDVLDSVLFAGPVAYWWLSR is encoded by the coding sequence GTGCTCCGCCACCGCCTCGTCGCTGGTTCCTTGCTTGCCGCCGGGATTGGTGCCGTCCTCGTCGCCGACGCTTCCTTCGCACCTTATTACCCAGTACTTCTGGCGTGTGCCCTGATCGCCGGGCTCCTCGCCACGCGCGAACTCGTCGCGTTACTACCCAAGGCGACACGGCCGCGTCTCGATGTTTGCTTAATCGGCGTGCTGGCCGTACTCGTGAGCAACTGGTCGCACGTCGCGTTCGATCTGCTCGGGATGCCCACGCAATTTGGACCGAGAGCCTGGGAGCCCGTCGTCTATGCTTACGCGGCCACGGTTCTGGTCGCGTTCCTGGTCGAGATGGCCACGTTCCGCGAACCGGGCGGCTGTGTCGGTCGTGTTGCGAACACGGCTCTAACGGTCGCGTACCTGGGGTTGTTACCCAGCTTCTTCGTCAAGCTTCGCTGGCTCCCGGAATGGTCCGGCCTGGCGCTGACCCTCACGGTGTTCGTGCCGAAGTGCGGTGACATCGGAGCCTATTTCACTGGCCGAATGATCGGCAAACACCCGTTTTCGCCGCTCCTGAGCCCCAAGAAGACCTGGGAAGGATTCGCGGGCGGGATGCTTACTGCGGTCGCTACGGCCGTCGGGCTGTCGTTCGCGGGGTCCGTTTTTCGCTACGGTATCCCCGAAGCCGTCGGGTTCGGGTTGGCGGTCGGGCTGGCGGGAATTTACGGCGACCTCGCGGAATCGCTCGTGAAACGCGACTGTGGCGCCAAAGATGCGGCGCGGAGCATTCCGGGATTCGGCGGATTGTTGGACGTACTCGATTCCGTTCTCTTCGCCGGACCGGTAGCGTACTGGTGGTTGAGTCGATGA
- a CDS encoding PhoH family protein, protein MPETPTVTRTLTLDSREEAVILFGPRDQFLRTVRDSLGVRVVARGDTLQVDGTDETVAQAERVFQQLRTVLRKSGKLTTEDVRSVLEVVRGGDVRGGPTSMAVADGGKYMRPRTDGQGRYVQALKSHDLCICVGPAGTGKTYLAVGWAVSLLRSGQVKKIVLVRPAVEAGERLGFLPGDLIAKINPYLRPLFDALNDIMEPETVRRYMESDIIEILPLAYMRGRTLNAACIILDEGQNATAAQMKMFLTRMGHGSKIVVTGDMTQVDLPRTIRSGLADAVQRLKNIEGISVIYLDDADIVRNPLVQKIVAAYDDDGDRRARKPIGG, encoded by the coding sequence ATGCCTGAAACCCCGACCGTAACCCGCACTCTCACCCTCGACAGCCGGGAGGAGGCCGTCATCCTCTTCGGCCCGCGGGACCAGTTCCTGCGGACCGTGCGGGACTCGCTCGGGGTCCGCGTCGTGGCCCGCGGCGACACTCTGCAAGTCGACGGGACAGACGAAACGGTCGCGCAGGCCGAACGTGTGTTTCAACAACTCCGCACGGTCCTCCGCAAGAGCGGAAAGTTGACCACCGAGGACGTCCGATCCGTTCTCGAAGTGGTCCGCGGCGGCGACGTCCGGGGCGGACCGACGAGCATGGCCGTCGCGGACGGCGGCAAGTACATGCGGCCGCGGACGGACGGGCAGGGGCGGTACGTCCAGGCTCTCAAGTCGCACGACTTGTGCATTTGCGTCGGACCGGCCGGGACGGGGAAAACGTATCTTGCGGTCGGGTGGGCCGTGTCGCTGCTGCGGAGCGGACAGGTCAAGAAGATCGTCCTCGTCCGTCCGGCGGTCGAGGCCGGCGAGCGCCTCGGGTTCCTCCCCGGCGACCTGATCGCCAAGATCAACCCGTACCTCCGCCCGCTGTTCGACGCGCTGAACGACATCATGGAGCCGGAAACGGTCCGCCGGTACATGGAAAGCGACATCATCGAGATCCTGCCGCTGGCCTACATGCGCGGGCGGACGCTGAACGCCGCGTGCATCATTCTGGACGAGGGCCAGAACGCGACGGCCGCCCAGATGAAGATGTTCCTCACCCGGATGGGCCACGGGTCGAAGATCGTCGTGACCGGCGACATGACGCAGGTCGACCTGCCGCGCACGATTCGCAGCGGCCTGGCCGACGCCGTCCAACGACTCAAAAACATCGAAGGCATCTCCGTCATCTACCTCGACGATGCGGACATCGTGCGGAACCCGCTCGTGCAGAAGATCGTGGCCGCCTACGACGACGACGGCGACCGCCGGGCGCGGAAGCCGATCGGAGGATAA
- a CDS encoding tetratricopeptide repeat protein: MNLFVCAGGADKMSVARPSKLGPRAVATAVLAAALAAPGCQSYGKFKENTYKSMRSVITSSYQDPEADAKMAKAEQLHAAGEFKDAAEIFDDIADNTYNPVLMAEKARFFEAECLQKQNKLSAAAATYNRLLNDHPLGVYRERACARIYEIAYSWLERDTLAEIEASQKENKAGKAAPWWEKKATGVNISDKSRPTFDTEGEALRYMESVHVHDNTGPYADKALFWAGYVNFYRGRFEEADSFFTQLIDMHKDSKLLDAAIKMAIMSKNNSTGGAVYDSQKAAEALQLVHYAEASMPGYTSDKEKTALMTRQKLAVRMQLAEKDYKTAEYYERTHHPASAYFYYVLVCRRYPGTKFSDLAKARIAELEKVRVKMEDEAANPKPPGTFDSVRRELDRIVGKPVVEPITPDAATGPTPPAPPPQGGAQPQAWGNAGTMGR; the protein is encoded by the coding sequence GTGAACCTGTTCGTGTGTGCCGGGGGAGCCGACAAGATGTCCGTCGCCCGACCGTCGAAACTCGGCCCCCGCGCCGTCGCGACCGCCGTCCTGGCGGCCGCGCTGGCCGCGCCGGGGTGCCAGTCGTACGGGAAGTTCAAAGAAAACACGTATAAATCGATGCGGTCGGTCATCACGAGTTCCTACCAGGACCCCGAGGCCGACGCGAAGATGGCCAAGGCCGAGCAGTTGCACGCGGCCGGGGAATTCAAGGACGCCGCGGAGATCTTCGACGACATCGCGGATAACACGTACAACCCCGTCCTGATGGCGGAGAAAGCACGGTTCTTCGAGGCCGAGTGCCTGCAGAAGCAGAACAAGTTGTCCGCCGCCGCGGCCACGTACAACCGGCTCCTGAACGACCACCCCCTCGGCGTCTACCGCGAGCGGGCGTGCGCGAGGATCTACGAGATCGCGTACTCGTGGCTCGAACGGGACACGCTGGCCGAAATCGAGGCCTCCCAGAAAGAAAACAAGGCCGGCAAGGCCGCCCCGTGGTGGGAGAAGAAGGCGACGGGGGTCAACATCTCCGACAAGTCCCGCCCGACGTTCGACACGGAGGGCGAGGCGCTGCGGTACATGGAAAGCGTCCACGTCCACGACAACACGGGCCCGTACGCGGACAAGGCCCTGTTCTGGGCCGGGTACGTCAACTTCTACCGCGGGCGGTTCGAGGAAGCCGACAGCTTCTTCACCCAGCTGATCGACATGCACAAGGACAGCAAGCTCCTCGACGCGGCCATCAAGATGGCCATCATGTCGAAGAACAACAGCACCGGCGGGGCCGTGTACGACAGCCAGAAGGCCGCCGAGGCCCTGCAGCTCGTCCACTACGCCGAGGCGAGCATGCCGGGGTACACGTCGGACAAGGAAAAGACCGCGCTCATGACCCGCCAGAAGCTGGCGGTGCGGATGCAGCTCGCCGAGAAGGACTACAAGACGGCCGAATATTACGAGCGGACCCACCACCCGGCGTCGGCCTACTTCTACTACGTGCTGGTCTGCCGGCGGTACCCGGGGACGAAATTCTCGGACTTGGCCAAGGCCCGGATCGCGGAACTGGAGAAGGTCCGGGTGAAGATGGAAGACGAGGCGGCGAACCCCAAGCCACCCGGGACGTTCGACTCCGTCCGCCGCGAGTTGGACCGGATCGTCGGCAAGCCGGTGGTGGAACCGATCACGCCGGACGCGGCGACCGGCCCGACCCCGCCGGCCCCGCCGCCCCAGGGTGGCGCCCAGCCGCAAGCCTGGGGGAACGCGGGGACGATGGGTAGGTAG
- a CDS encoding adenylosuccinate synthase, giving the protein MPATCVVGLQWGDEAKGKIVDLLGADHHFVVRYNGGANAGHTIVWGSRTFRLSILPTGVLNPNVKSIIGNGLVVYPPRLLEELDQLKTGGITVGDNLAVSDHAHVIFPYHMEEERLVETSSEGGAIGTTGRGIGPCYQDKVGRRFAIRVGELLHPDHLRERLRFVVPFKNRLLAALGHGHSTPVKTFDANTLCDEYLGYADRLKPFVTDTARVLHDGLAAGKKILFEGAQGSLLDVDHGTYPFVTSSSSLPSGIWTGTGVPARNLTRVIGVVKAYTTRVGGGPFPTELNDGPDGTGERIRRIGREYGTVTGRPRRTGWFDAVAVRYTAALSGADEITVMLLDVLSGLPELKLCTSYQIDGGTTRHFPSDAFQLQRCTPVYETLPGWAEDVTKCRKPADLPAAARRYVDRISELVGLPVAVVSVGPDREQTIHLK; this is encoded by the coding sequence ATGCCCGCGACGTGTGTCGTCGGTCTCCAATGGGGGGACGAAGCCAAAGGGAAAATCGTGGATCTGCTCGGCGCGGACCACCATTTCGTCGTCCGCTACAACGGCGGCGCGAATGCCGGGCACACGATCGTGTGGGGGAGCCGGACCTTCCGCCTCTCGATCCTCCCGACCGGCGTCCTCAACCCGAACGTCAAATCGATCATCGGCAACGGGCTCGTCGTTTACCCGCCGCGCCTGCTCGAAGAACTCGACCAACTCAAGACCGGCGGCATCACCGTCGGCGACAACCTCGCGGTCAGCGACCACGCGCACGTCATCTTCCCGTACCACATGGAAGAGGAACGCTTGGTCGAGACGAGTTCCGAAGGCGGGGCGATCGGGACGACGGGCCGCGGCATCGGCCCGTGCTACCAGGATAAAGTCGGCCGCCGCTTCGCGATCCGCGTCGGCGAACTGCTCCACCCGGACCACCTCCGCGAACGCTTGCGGTTCGTCGTCCCGTTCAAGAACCGCCTCCTGGCGGCCCTCGGGCACGGGCACTCGACTCCCGTCAAGACCTTCGACGCGAACACTCTGTGCGACGAGTACCTCGGGTACGCCGACCGCCTGAAGCCGTTCGTGACGGACACGGCGCGGGTGCTGCACGACGGGCTCGCGGCCGGGAAAAAGATCCTGTTCGAAGGCGCCCAGGGCAGCCTACTCGATGTCGACCACGGGACGTACCCGTTCGTGACCAGTTCGAGCAGCCTGCCGTCCGGCATCTGGACCGGCACCGGCGTTCCGGCACGAAACCTCACGCGCGTGATTGGCGTCGTCAAAGCGTACACCACCCGTGTCGGCGGCGGCCCGTTCCCGACGGAGCTGAACGACGGGCCGGACGGGACCGGGGAGCGAATCCGCAGAATCGGTCGCGAGTACGGCACTGTGACTGGTCGCCCGCGGCGGACCGGGTGGTTCGACGCGGTGGCCGTCCGGTACACGGCCGCGCTCTCCGGGGCGGACGAAATCACCGTCATGCTGCTGGACGTGTTGAGCGGGTTGCCGGAGCTGAAGCTTTGCACGTCGTACCAGATCGACGGCGGCACGACCCGGCATTTCCCGAGCGACGCGTTCCAACTCCAGCGCTGCACGCCGGTCTACGAAACACTGCCGGGGTGGGCCGAGGACGTGACGAAGTGCCGCAAGCCGGCCGACCTCCCGGCCGCCGCGCGGCGGTACGTCGACCGCATCAGCGAACTGGTCGGACTCCCCGTCGCCGTCGTGTCCGTCGGCCCGGACCGTGAACAGACGATCCATCTGAAGTGA
- the folP gene encoding dihydropteroate synthase, translating to MTGLPAGRAGAYDTGMTPIVWACRGRRFEIARPLVLGIVNVTPDSFSDGGRFNDPAAAVAHALRLEAEGADLLDVGGESTRPGSASVPEAEELSRILPVVRELARQTRCPISVDTSKAAVAAAALDAGASVVNDVTGLRGDPEMPAIAARAGAGVIVMHMQGTPATMQAAPHYDDVVRDVGDFFAERLGALESAGVAREAIALDPGVGFGKTGQHNLALLANLGEFRRFGRPVCLGVSRKGFIGALNGRPPGERLAGSLAAACFAAAANSAHVVRVHDVAPTRDAMVVIDAIRRHRKTDKTET from the coding sequence GTGACCGGCCTCCCCGCGGGCCGGGCGGGGGCGTATGACACCGGGATGACACCCATCGTGTGGGCGTGCCGCGGCCGCCGGTTCGAGATCGCCCGCCCGCTCGTCCTCGGCATCGTCAACGTCACCCCGGACAGCTTCTCCGACGGCGGCCGGTTCAACGACCCGGCCGCCGCCGTCGCCCACGCCTTGCGCCTCGAAGCGGAGGGGGCGGACCTGCTCGACGTCGGGGGCGAATCGACCCGGCCCGGCTCCGCGTCGGTTCCGGAAGCCGAAGAATTGAGCCGGATTCTCCCCGTCGTCCGCGAATTAGCCCGCCAAACCCGCTGCCCGATTTCGGTGGACACCAGCAAAGCCGCGGTCGCGGCCGCGGCCCTGGACGCCGGGGCGAGCGTCGTCAACGACGTGACCGGCCTCCGCGGCGACCCCGAGATGCCGGCCATCGCGGCCCGCGCCGGGGCCGGGGTGATCGTCATGCACATGCAGGGGACGCCCGCGACAATGCAGGCGGCCCCGCACTATGATGATGTGGTCCGGGACGTCGGTGATTTTTTCGCCGAACGGCTGGGTGCCCTGGAGTCCGCCGGCGTCGCCCGGGAGGCGATCGCGCTCGACCCCGGCGTCGGGTTCGGCAAGACGGGCCAGCACAACCTCGCCTTGTTGGCGAACCTGGGCGAATTCCGCCGGTTCGGCCGGCCGGTCTGCCTCGGGGTGTCCCGCAAGGGGTTCATCGGGGCGTTGAACGGCCGTCCGCCGGGCGAGCGCCTGGCGGGTTCCCTGGCGGCCGCCTGTTTCGCGGCTGCCGCGAACTCGGCTCACGTGGTGCGCGTCCATGACGTGGCTCCGACGCGAGACGCGATGGTGGTGATCGACGCGATCCGCCGGCACCGCAAGACTGACAAGACTGAAACGTGA
- the lptE gene encoding LPS assembly lipoprotein LptE translates to MNQKRFVRRAAITVGVAAAAVFVAAGCKNDGHFSLFGYDTRPPFDSNIRSVYLPLFKVNAYHTNPYRNIDVDINEAIARELNQRHSPIKVVSDPAGADTELIGTVANIYKNQLNRNQFNLLREFDVMITVEIVWRDLRTGKVLTSSRGPVAPLPVSPFDTTLPAAPPPPPPTGAIPLTIYGFGRVLPELGESNTTGEQAAINSLARQIVNQMEKPW, encoded by the coding sequence ATGAACCAGAAACGCTTCGTTCGTCGCGCGGCCATCACGGTCGGCGTTGCCGCCGCCGCGGTGTTCGTGGCCGCCGGGTGCAAGAACGACGGTCACTTCTCGCTATTCGGGTACGACACCCGCCCGCCGTTCGACTCGAACATCCGGTCGGTTTATCTCCCGCTGTTCAAGGTCAACGCGTACCACACCAACCCGTACCGCAACATCGACGTCGACATCAACGAGGCGATCGCCCGCGAACTGAACCAGCGGCACTCGCCGATCAAGGTGGTCTCCGACCCCGCCGGCGCGGACACCGAACTGATCGGGACCGTGGCCAACATTTACAAGAACCAGCTTAACCGGAACCAGTTCAACTTGCTCCGCGAGTTCGACGTCATGATCACGGTCGAAATCGTGTGGCGGGATCTGCGGACCGGGAAGGTGTTGACGAGTTCCCGCGGCCCGGTCGCGCCGCTGCCCGTCAGCCCGTTCGACACGACCCTTCCGGCCGCCCCGCCCCCGCCCCCGCCCACGGGGGCCATCCCGCTCACCATCTACGGCTTCGGCCGGGTTCTCCCGGAACTCGGGGAAAGCAACACGACCGGGGAACAGGCGGCGATCAACAGCTTGGCCCGGCAGATCGTCAACCAGATGGAAAAGCCCTGGTGA